ttttttttattgttttcagaTGACGACTTGGAAGAATTTCTTCAAGCTGTTATCACAGCAAATGACCGTGGTATCTCTCCTCTTCGAAATGCCAGTAATGATTTAAATTGGAGCTTTGGTCAGGCATTATTCTTTTCTAGTACTGTAGTTACAACTATCGGTTTGTTATAGAAAAACATTTCTTATTACagtatattaatttgtttacattttcaatACATTTATAGGTTACGGTCATGTGACTCCTTTAAGCCAAACTGGTAAAATATTCTGCATGATCTATGCAACAATTGGAATTCCATTGACATTGGTTCTATTGAGTGCAGTTGTTGAAAGACTTTTGATACCGGCCAATTGGTTATTGGGAACACTCAATGCAAAACTTGGACATTTATATCAACCATTTAACATTCGATTGCTTCATTTAAGTATTATAGGTAGGTAAAAAATCGTACCTCATAAACGGCGGAGTTAGCGATCATGATCTGAAAGTTGTTGAGACAACTCATACTcatactaacaattttgcttcaatAAGGCCTTAATGATGGATAAagatgctttaaagaagcaaaattgttagttaaaAACTTATACCtaacttgaaataattttagaaaattatgtCTTATAGGTCTTACCATTATTCTTTATTTAACTTTTCATGTAGGCGCCCTTGTTGCAGTTCTGTTCTTTGCTATACCAACTACACTCTTTTCATATCTTGAACCGGATTGGGGTGCTCTTGATGCATTCTATTACTGCTTTATATCTCTCACTACAATCGGACTTGGAGATTACATCCCTGGAAATGGAATTTCAGAAGAAAATCGTTCTCTATACAAAATTTGCATTACATGCTATTTGGTGTTTGGTACTTTTTAATCTTGTACAATAAATCTACGAAAAATAtactaatagatttttttaaatttaaggacTAATTGCAATGATGCTTACATTAACTGTATTTTACGACATTCCTCAACTCAATTTGGGCCAATTATTCACAGAAAATATTAATGGAGAAACTGAAAAACTTCGATTATCTGGCAACAATACCACTTGTTATTCGGGACCATCTGGCCTGTATATGCCGCAACGTGACGAAGAGGTTCGCAGAGCAGTTGTTCGTATTCGACCTCATGGCGATGATTCACCAAGTCCAGATGATCCACCTTCATCGATGAACCGTGACATGAGAATTCCTTAAGTTGCTCAAATATggctttaatacaaaaaagtgcTTCAACTTTAATGTTGACGCATTTTTAAGTTACGTGCGTgtgctttacaaaaaaagtcCAAGGCAACGCTCATCGAATAAAAGCATAGCTTTTAGTTTGAGATTTTACTACAAGATTAATAATCCCATCTACTTATCTTTTCTAAAGTGCAccaaactattttattttaaatttaaacgttttttgtttctgtttagctttttattttttaaatattggcaGCCATGGTTTGGAGAAGGCTTCTCAGCAAATGATTCTGCTTCTATAAAGCGCAACAGTGGCTtcttttgcttctgtaaagctttatagaagcaaaattggtagttgggttttttttttttgtttacggaGTGCAGGCAAATATTATTTATCTTTAGTTTATATGGTAATTTATATTCGAAATATAGTAAGTAGATGGAAACTTCAGCCTTGGGTGGAATCCTAAACTATTTGTATAATATTATAGTAGTTTATAAGTGTCCATTCTTTGAACGGCCACAActtattaatacaaaatataaaatacaataagtTTGGCacagaataaaaaatatacaataacTATTATGTAATTAAATGTAATAATATCACCAAAGACAATTTTAGGGCATTCtcatgagaaaataaaaaatcaacctacataaataaaatatgaatttaccTGCATCAATATATTATATCAATAAAATTCGTGAATACatctgaaaaataataaaaatatagcaaaaaaaaaacgaaatctaTCGAGATAAAATTCATCCGTATGCATAAACCTACttattatatacaaaatatacaatatacaaaaatacaatacataTGTATAACTTATCAATGTGTTTACCAAAAAATGACATACCATCTATTGTTAGAGAGTAATGTTTTCATatacaacaaagaaaaaataataatttaaagaaaaaagtaaaataatattttgtaagAATTGTTAAGTTTAGTTGTCCCAAATAATGGAAAAAACAAGTtacattcaatttattatataaTTGTTATATTATACCTCCTATACTCTATACAAATGTTttggttaaatttaaaaaataaaaaaatatatacatactaCATTACCTAACTTACAAAAATACctatattttcaatcaaattcaTAATATTGatagtgatatttttttatagttttatttaagagatatataaatttatttataaaaattataacagCTTTCCTATGTATACATAAAAATATCAGAAATTATATAATGTATGTGCGTAATTGTGTATGATTATAATGCGTAACCGTACCTATTCACAGAATATACATACctaaaacttacataataagaATAGAGTTAAATAAAGAAATGTTTCACTAAaagatacataaataaaaaatatttgaaaagtttatttttttttctagaaaccGTCATAATTTTAAACCAACGATGGCAAACAATTGTCTTCacttcaaacaaaattcaacagGATCTGGCACACTTACTAAAATATTTACTATTGATGACCTAAAAGCAAATTAATCAAAAGGAAGTGCACAACAACCCAGcctcgaataaaataaaatgcacgactgaatTGCACGTACTTACACTTATAATAAAAGTTgcttagtcagctattacatgaagcctcaagaggcttgactcttttttcgaattttcttttgataatcattctgtgaggcgcgtactattacacgatgcctcttgagtcaaagactcaaatttgacatttctcttttgatttaagtattgttgttgttgtattccaccaagaagcaaaaagaaatgaaagggaatgttgaaaaaagaaagagtggaaaaagaaacgtcggataattttttgtttgatcttctatctcttttgcactcattagttttgaaaagaggcgcgcctcttgaggcttcatgtaatagctgacttagaATGTTAAAGTTTCTTATATGTAGCATtcataaaacaaacattttaatttaattttttgctttctaTCGGGATCATTTTTATTGAGCAAATATTAGTTCTTGTTTTtgataaactgattttttttttgtacgtgaGCAGaggaaaaaataagaaatagagTATGAGTTGGAGAAAAAATATGTGCGAAAAAGAGATGAATGTAGAAATCTGAAATTCTCAGACTAATTTTAGATCGGCTAAGATTTAGAGAGTCTATAAGCCAAGTACGCAGATCGCGATAAATTTTAGCTGATGTCTTTTCTccgtttttcttattaattatgATAGATTTAAAATGTGtagttgaaaacaaaaatatggtttttaagATCGAGCTGCGCACAAATCGTCTGAAATTCTTGAATATGAGATTCAAATGAGATTTTAATCTTGTACAGATTTCACCAGTTTCCTAACTCTCCCGTTACGAATTCCAATCCTCATCCTTTTTTCTACGTatagcctagtacgcagctgaagcgaaactttccatacaaaatttcgttcacgaaatttaatttgttttgtttttgattttaaacttattttcttctgtttttttttcttgatttttttttatttgtatttttattatttttactttgctataatacccgatggtatttttttgttaacatattcgctgttgactttggagacttaaaaatttttcgtttcgcttcagctgcgtactaaggcttttaattaatttatttcttgtgttaaaaattattttctgttgcttttgcttgatttttaaattgatttggatttttttttttattttgactttgaaagaATACCCGATAATACttttttcgttaacattttCGTTaacattttcgttgtcgactttggagacttgaaaatttttcgtttcacttCAGATGCGTACTAGGCTTTTACATCGAAACTTATCTTGcctcgaaaaattttaaaataaaaatataaatataaaacaaatatgcaatccgtggatcagcaacttttatcttctgaaatcggtagcAAGGCTGAAGTTTGGCACTGGTCCAAGGTTCATATATGTAGAAATAgccacattcatgcttgaaccgaagttgacccacagctaatccgccgaaatcggtgggttaacttcctgaaccaaggctgatccacgtttgtacaactggcactaaCAGTCTAAGAGCCCACGGCTTTATATCTTTTTCGAGAggttaaatatcgcgagttttccaattaatgtgagtaggctaaattaacacaaaatcacattctgaataAGAACTGCAGTGATGCTCTGTCATATCCGTAAAGcgtgaagacatcaatcttgacgatagaactcaaaatataagctttttaaactAACAATAATGACTCTATTTTTGGAAAGTtctgaattcaaaataaaaaaaaaaacaaaaaattaaacaggaaagcttatatcttgagttctattcaTCGGATCgtccgaaaaccatataaatctGCGATTTTAAGCTGCCAGTACTAATGAATTCGTTAATAAAACGTATAAGgatataaaactgcatactcacattttggctatgcctccactcccaaaatttatatattatctatctaaaatttataaaaatatctatgaatATATTAATTCCAATAATAATCTTCTTCCAAAGAATCATAAAAGATTCTATTGCGACTCGTTGTCCTATAAAAAATAATCTCCAAAAAAGTACTGTTCAATCGAATGAAGTGGAAACACTTGCAACAAAACGTACACAGCGCTCCTACATGTGAGTTGATATAACTTTCCTGAAAAGTTTCTGTCAAAATTGTAAcggtaaaacaaaaacaagataaaaaaaatatgaagaactttttttgattttaaccttttttcctttcttttaaaattctaaGCTGTTATCGAACTGAAGTCctcaattttgtaaaattataattattaaacaATAAAATCATGTTCATCAACGAGTGTTCTGAAGAAAAGAAAgctaaatttgtaaaatatcttgaaaaacatggagtaatacaaaaattcacCGACATTTTCGATAAACTAATGAAATCCAAAGAGAAACCAGCCAATCCAATTGATTTCATTCGTGAGGAATTGGGAGATGTTGTTATTCCAGAAGAAACCATTGAGGAACTTGAACGAGAACTTGAAGAAGCTCATCGTGAAATTGCAAGTCTTCAAAAGTCTATAGAAGAGTTGGATGAGGAAGAGATGTGCCTTGAAAATGAGGAGGTTACAACTGAAGTAGACGCTGGTCCGTCGTCCAGTTCTTAATTattgttgtaatttttattaagttactaatttaaaatacaacaaataaatgtattatattgaaataaaagaGAACTTTGTTTATATTTAGGAATTAgacaataaatgaaaaaataattggaAATATTCGCTAACACTTCCAAGTTCCAACACACAggtcctttcttttttttctttcttttgaacTTCGTTCCTTGTTTGTTAATgatcacaaaaaaaagaaaagctctGGCAGTATTGTCATTTGGTCATTAGGACCTTTCTCCCGAAAACATTGCACCTGAGATGGAATCGGCTAAGGTGATAGTTCATTGTCACCTTTTTGATTGTCACTTTTGACCATCACCTATTCTTTGCTCTGAGTAAAATGATCACCAAAACACTAAAAGTGCAGATATTTCGATCAATATTCGACTCACACGCTGGAGACCGAGGTTCGATCCCTACCGgtgcccaattttttttttttattccttactGCCTATTAAGAGAGTCCTAGCACTAGTACCGGTACTAGTCCTTAAGTTAGTACacaaatcggtatcaactcatttcttcactcaGGTACTAAGCCTTAGAACTGTCAATTAAGGACCGAGTACCCgttaggactcggtactagctagctcctcaaaatcagctaggacctagttattataccaatcgttaggactcaaatcggtaccaaaTGATTTCTTCACACAAGTTCTAAGTTatagtactgtcaaattggtaccgaatTTTACTTAGGACTTGGTAATTGTTAGAACCTAAAAATCGGCAGTCTAGCGAGGATCATATAGGtaaattttgagtaaaatgatTTTGTTCTGATTTTGGTATTATCTTTTTTGTCAGTCTAGCAACGTTAATTCTTCATTCcgtttcattttttgcattttttaaaagatttatctAGCAATTTTAAGATTTGGGATGTTTTTCAATATGTAAACTTTGACTACATTGATTTTTGTTATGATCATGGCATTTTCTTCATTGCGATttcagtcgcgcgattattcagtcgcaaaaatggatcacaaggatttcaatgcatgtgaacacacatgcttcccgcgattaaaaatttgaaaattgtgtctacagtcattgaaattcttgtcatctaattttcgactgaataatcgcgcgactaaaatcgcatgtgtgcgcctagccttacgTGGAGCAAAAGTACTTATTGTGATGATCAACAATcaccttagccgattccacccctggagttttcattcaaaacagggctgcattattttttcttgaaaattgcgAATAGAAGTAGATTTcagtatttaataaatattagtTTATGATCTCTTCTGTTaatgataatatttttgaagtatTAAATTCAAACAAAGCTTTTTTAATACActaacggccaatttcttcacagagtcctaacGCTAAGACCGGTCCGtgtcctaaagttagtactcaaatcggtatcaactcatttcttcacccaAGTACTAAGTCCTAAAACTGTCagtttaggaccgagtactagttaggacctGGTCCTAGCTAGATCCTCAAAATCGACTAGTActtggttattataccaattgttagtactcaaatcggtaccaagttatttcttcacaaaagtactaagccctagtactgtcaaattggtaccgagtattagttaggactcgTAATTTGTTAGGACctcaaaatcggtagtctagcggttagtacttgaaaaaaagcaatgaattttattctttttaaggGAAATCTGCCAGATTTATAAATTTCTTGGGTATTGTTTCGtttgaaaactgttttttgttaattttaatgattggaacgattttttaaaatttacccaAAACACTTGAAATGACGAATGCAATGCCGGAACGGGAAGAATGGACAAGAGAACACATCTTGATGAAGAAGTACCAAAAAATGTTCGATCTTCCTAAAAGTGACAGCCAAGTCAGGAAAGATGATCTTTAAATTTCTCGACCTGGAAATCATTTACACTCTTGCTTATACCTCGGACTTGCCTATAAGTCATGATAAAATATTGCGAGTtgcattttagtaaaaaaagactgcgttcttttaaattattctttttattgaaataaattttttatgtagGTTGTTACATTATAATCATTATTATTAATATGGGTCTGCGTTCCGTTTAAATCTCGAGTACTTGTATGAAACCTTCCTCGTTTTTGGTGACCTGTATTTCAGAATTGTTTACATTACCCAGATCACACAATTCAGCACTCAGGAATTAATTCTTGACTGTGAAATTTCTTGATAAATTAATCGAATTTGTTTTGCTTGTTGGCCCTTCTTACGTTTGACCAcatttgtttttagatttttttgatagtccttttattgttttctacattttgtctttctttattttgttaaatttcctcaaatgtgaaaataaattatttcaaatatcaaaattaattattttaaacatcaaaatattgtcagaatgacagttagaccagttttatacgta
This DNA window, taken from Episyrphus balteatus chromosome 2, idEpiBalt1.1, whole genome shotgun sequence, encodes the following:
- the LOC129909151 gene encoding potassium channel subfamily K member 1-like isoform X2, with translation MSLYIYQTRTMNPESNGKSGVITEYDNNKASSFECNNNNNNNNNNLNNNTIRKTIKTKYQKTKANLKTVGILSERKDRNDYEDLDKVSSPAASASQMVDLNSAKGQFTEHNKNSLKVDSLSGISGDGFDKFEGQTNILGQFENVIHFGEGKSKINLSDSLGPLPPSLSSATTNIQAPPASCTLVIGRDRETLRKENVWFMFFMFLYAMYLVIGSLCFQAIETPVAHNATIDVLRRRTEFLLKYPQIYDDDLEEFLQAVITANDRGISPLRNASNDLNWSFGQALFFSSTVVTTIGYGHVTPLSQTGKIFCMIYATIGIPLTLVLLSAVVERLLIPANWLLGTLNAKLGHLYQPFNIRLLHLSIIGALVAVLFFAIPTTLFSYLEPDWGALDAFYYCFISLTTIGLGDYIPGNGISEENRSLYKICITCYLVFGIIAMMLTLTVFYDIPQLNLGQLFTENINGETEKLRLSGNNTTCYSGPSGLYMPQRDEEVRRAVVRIRPHGDDSPSPDDPPSSMNRDMRIP
- the LOC129909151 gene encoding potassium channel subfamily K member 1-like isoform X1, with protein sequence MSLYIYQTRTMNPESNGKSGVITEYDNNKASSFECNNNNNNNNNNLNNNTIRKTIKTKYQKTKANLKTVGILSERKDRNDYEDLDKVSSPAASASQMVDLNSAKGQFTEHNKNSLKVDSLSGISGDGFDKFEGQTNILGQFENVIHFGEGKSKINLSDSLGPLPPSLSSATTNIQAPPASCTLVIGRDRETLRKENVWFMFFMFLYAMYLVIGSLCFQAIETPVAHNATIDVLRRRTEFLLKYPQIYDDDLEEFLQAVITANDRGISPLRNASNDLNWSFGQALFFSSTVVTTIGYGHVTPLSQTGKIFCMIYATIGIPLTLVLLSAVVERLLIPANWLLGTLNAKLGHLYQPFNIRLLHLSIIGALVAVLFFAIPTTLFSYLEPDWGALDAFYYCFISLTTIGLGDYIPGNGISEENRSLYKICITCYLVFGLIAMMLTLTVFYDIPQLNLGQLFTENINGETEKLRLSGNNTTCYSGPSGLYMPQRDEEVRRAVVRIRPHGDDSPSPDDPPSSMNRDMRIP
- the LOC129911673 gene encoding c-Myc-binding protein homolog; this encodes MFINECSEEKKAKFVKYLEKHGVIQKFTDIFDKLMKSKEKPANPIDFIREELGDVVIPEETIEELERELEEAHREIASLQKSIEELDEEEMCLENEEVTTEVDAGPSSSS